The following are from one region of the Desulfitobacterium chlororespirans DSM 11544 genome:
- the rd gene encoding rubredoxin, giving the protein MQKYVCTICQYVYDPEVGDPDSGVAPGTAFENIPEDWVCPTCGVSKDQFEVYEG; this is encoded by the coding sequence ATGCAAAAGTATGTATGCACCATCTGTCAGTATGTCTATGATCCTGAAGTAGGAGATCCGGATTCCGGAGTAGCTCCTGGCACAGCTTTTGAGAATATCCCCGAGGATTGGGTATGTCCTACTTGCGGTGTAAGCAAAGATCAATTTGAAGTATACGAAGGATAA
- the ldhH gene encoding L-lactate dehydrogenase (quinone) large subunit LdhH produces the protein MANAHFKQEIENALENDILRGALGRFGDVYGKNREQAYQGYDFPALREKVVEVKSYAAEHLDEMIEQFEKAATARGAKVFHAATGDDAKQYIIELAKQQKVKNIVKSKSMASEEIHLNAALLKEGFDVQETDLGEWIVQLAGQRPSHMVMPAIHMTKEQVADTFNNNLSYTSDPVIAKLVKTARQEMRKKFVEADMGISGANIAVAETGTLMMMTNEGNARLTSTWPRVHVFLVGLEKFVPNFEDAGYILQTLPRNGTAQQLTSYVTMITGPNPTYYPDGSIEDKEFHIILMDNGRRKMYADEQFKQVFQCIRCAACLNVCPAFQLVGGHVYGHIYTGGIGTILTAFLNSEKDAENPQNLCLQCGKCTEVCAGKLDIPGMILEIRNRIGDQKGLPMTPKFILDVVSNRRLFHSLLRVASKAQLPFSKGQPTIRHLPFFLSGLTEKRSLPTIADVPFRDVIRKMNQDVKNPKGTIAFFGGCLVDFVYPKIGEGVVRVLNEKGYKVTFPEGQSCCGAPASYMGDRKNARKSAIMNIEAMDAEKVDYVVSACPTCTHALIDSFKELLADDPALLKRAEELSKKSMDFAKLLTVLGGLEEGGDGVPLKVTYHDSCHLRRKMGVIEEPRNILSNIKGVDLVEMNESDRCCGFAGSYSIKFPEMSGPILERKLRNIEATGADVVAVDCPGCLMQINGGLDQTDLKVKVKHTAELLLEKRQKQK, from the coding sequence ATGGCTAATGCGCATTTTAAACAAGAAATTGAGAATGCACTGGAGAATGATATCCTTAGAGGGGCATTAGGCCGTTTCGGGGATGTCTATGGGAAAAACCGGGAACAAGCTTACCAAGGGTATGATTTTCCGGCCCTGCGGGAAAAGGTTGTTGAAGTAAAATCCTATGCCGCCGAGCATCTGGATGAGATGATTGAGCAATTCGAAAAGGCTGCCACTGCGCGGGGGGCTAAGGTTTTTCATGCCGCAACAGGTGATGATGCCAAGCAATATATTATCGAGCTGGCCAAACAGCAGAAAGTTAAAAATATTGTCAAATCCAAATCCATGGCTTCCGAAGAAATTCATCTCAATGCTGCTCTGCTTAAAGAAGGCTTTGATGTCCAGGAAACGGATTTAGGGGAATGGATCGTCCAGTTAGCAGGGCAGAGACCTTCCCACATGGTTATGCCGGCTATCCATATGACCAAAGAGCAGGTTGCGGACACCTTTAATAATAATCTGAGCTATACCAGCGATCCGGTGATTGCTAAATTGGTGAAGACGGCCCGCCAGGAAATGCGCAAAAAGTTCGTGGAGGCGGATATGGGCATTTCGGGGGCCAACATTGCGGTAGCTGAAACCGGCACCTTGATGATGATGACCAATGAAGGAAATGCCCGCTTAACGTCTACCTGGCCCCGTGTCCATGTTTTCCTGGTCGGCTTAGAGAAATTTGTCCCGAACTTTGAAGATGCGGGATATATTCTGCAGACCCTGCCCCGGAATGGCACAGCTCAGCAGCTTACCAGTTATGTAACCATGATCACCGGTCCTAATCCCACTTATTATCCCGACGGTTCCATAGAAGATAAAGAATTTCATATTATTCTTATGGATAATGGCCGGCGCAAAATGTATGCCGATGAGCAGTTCAAACAAGTGTTCCAATGTATCCGCTGTGCTGCCTGCTTAAATGTTTGCCCGGCTTTCCAACTGGTGGGCGGACATGTTTACGGACATATTTATACCGGGGGTATCGGCACCATTTTGACCGCTTTCCTTAATTCGGAAAAGGATGCCGAGAATCCGCAAAACCTCTGTCTCCAATGCGGCAAATGTACGGAAGTATGTGCCGGTAAACTGGACATTCCGGGAATGATCCTGGAGATTCGCAATCGCATCGGTGATCAAAAGGGCTTGCCCATGACTCCGAAATTCATCCTGGATGTGGTCTCTAACCGACGCCTCTTCCACTCTTTATTGCGTGTGGCATCGAAAGCCCAGCTGCCTTTTTCCAAAGGTCAGCCCACCATTCGTCATTTGCCTTTCTTCTTGTCAGGACTGACGGAGAAGAGAAGCCTGCCGACGATTGCCGATGTTCCTTTCCGGGATGTGATCAGAAAGATGAACCAGGATGTTAAGAACCCTAAAGGCACCATTGCCTTTTTTGGCGGTTGTCTGGTGGACTTTGTCTATCCCAAAATCGGTGAAGGGGTGGTCAGGGTTTTAAATGAAAAAGGTTATAAGGTTACCTTCCCGGAAGGTCAGTCCTGCTGTGGAGCTCCCGCATCTTACATGGGCGACCGCAAAAATGCCCGCAAATCGGCAATTATGAACATCGAAGCCATGGATGCCGAAAAGGTGGATTATGTGGTTTCGGCTTGCCCCACCTGTACTCATGCCCTGATTGATAGTTTCAAAGAGCTCCTGGCCGACGATCCGGCTCTGCTCAAACGCGCTGAAGAACTCAGTAAGAAATCCATGGACTTCGCCAAGCTTCTGACGGTCTTAGGCGGCCTTGAGGAAGGGGGAGACGGAGTACCCTTAAAAGTTACTTATCATGATTCCTGCCACTTAAGACGGAAAATGGGGGTCATTGAGGAGCCACGGAATATACTCTCCAATATTAAAGGCGTGGATCTGGTGGAGATGAATGAGTCAGATCGTTGCTGTGGGTTTGCAGGCTCTTATTCCATCAAATTCCCGGAAATGTCCGGACCGATTCTGGAAAGAAAACTTCGCAATATTGAAGCCACTGGGGCGGATGTTGTGGCTGTGGATTGCCCAGGCTGCCTGATGCAGATTAATGGAGGATTGGATCAAACAGACCTGAAGGTCAAGGTAAAGCACACCGCAGAGTTGCTCCTGGAAAAACGCCAAAAGCAAAAATAA
- a CDS encoding LutC/YkgG family protein — protein sequence MEDLNLLYERFQTKLQAVSGESHRVKTLKEAEELIAQIMKEKGIESVAMVNSPMAEAMNLPEKLSAHGVTVYMERYPEVTPTVGAGITEVKWAVAELGTLVQYAEDVNERLCSSFTPIHIALVQTSALLPNLMTALATVHNEPRIPGFVGFITGPSRTSDIERVLTIGVHGPEQLVAVFVDEQAGEGVANG from the coding sequence ATGGAAGACTTGAATCTCTTATATGAGCGTTTTCAGACGAAGCTCCAAGCTGTGTCTGGCGAGAGTCATCGTGTAAAAACTCTCAAAGAGGCTGAGGAGCTTATTGCTCAAATCATGAAAGAAAAGGGAATTGAAAGCGTAGCAATGGTGAATTCTCCCATGGCTGAAGCGATGAACTTGCCAGAGAAGCTTTCAGCTCACGGGGTAACAGTATATATGGAGCGCTATCCGGAAGTTACTCCTACGGTCGGTGCGGGGATCACAGAGGTGAAATGGGCTGTTGCTGAATTAGGGACCTTGGTTCAATATGCGGAAGATGTGAATGAACGCCTATGTTCCTCATTTACTCCCATACATATAGCCTTAGTTCAAACATCGGCTCTGTTGCCGAATCTTATGACTGCTCTGGCTACTGTTCATAACGAACCCAGAATTCCGGGATTTGTTGGTTTTATCACAGGTCCCAGCCGGACTTCGGATATTGAACGGGTCCTGACCATCGGCGTTCACGGCCCTGAGCAGCTGGTGGCCGTATTTGTGGATGAACAGGCAGGGGAGGGTGTAGCCAATGGCTAA
- a CDS encoding HpcH/HpaI aldolase/citrate lyase family protein, with translation MAVMRSVMYIPGNNPKMVAKAPEIPADIITFDLEDAVPPAEKEAARQIVRENLEYGAKGGAQVFVRLNNWETGLTNDDLEAVVWPGLHGVTLAKTGCAADVQRLEWKLEELEMRRGIPVGTVKISMLLETAKGIANAEECCLASKRNVNAIFGAVDYCRDMRVKITNEAVEQQYGRAKVGVACRAAGIVAIDAPFVDYANIPAFEKNVAEGKQMGYEGRMIIHPGQVEPSNRMYAPDPADVKWANDVVKVFEEEGLAKGKAAVSLNGKMVDTPVYLNAKDILASQAEIDAKNAGK, from the coding sequence ATGGCTGTTATGAGATCCGTTATGTACATTCCCGGAAACAATCCTAAAATGGTGGCTAAAGCACCTGAAATTCCTGCCGACATCATTACCTTCGATTTAGAGGATGCTGTACCACCCGCGGAAAAAGAAGCAGCTCGTCAGATCGTAAGAGAGAATTTAGAATATGGTGCCAAAGGCGGCGCCCAAGTATTTGTTCGTCTCAATAACTGGGAAACCGGTTTAACCAATGATGACCTGGAAGCCGTCGTTTGGCCCGGTCTCCATGGCGTTACCCTGGCAAAAACCGGTTGTGCCGCAGACGTACAACGTCTGGAGTGGAAACTGGAAGAGCTGGAAATGCGCCGCGGAATTCCTGTGGGAACCGTTAAAATCTCCATGCTTCTGGAAACCGCTAAAGGTATTGCCAATGCTGAAGAATGCTGCTTAGCCAGCAAGCGCAATGTCAATGCTATCTTTGGTGCTGTAGACTATTGCCGTGACATGCGCGTTAAAATCACCAATGAAGCTGTTGAACAGCAATATGGCCGTGCTAAAGTGGGCGTAGCCTGCCGCGCTGCCGGAATCGTTGCTATCGATGCTCCTTTCGTTGATTATGCCAATATCCCTGCCTTCGAAAAGAATGTTGCCGAAGGTAAGCAAATGGGTTATGAAGGCCGCATGATCATTCATCCAGGACAAGTTGAACCTTCCAACAGAATGTATGCTCCGGATCCTGCCGATGTTAAATGGGCAAATGACGTCGTAAAAGTCTTTGAAGAAGAAGGTCTGGCCAAAGGCAAAGCTGCCGTTTCCTTAAATGGAAAAATGGTCGACACCCCTGTTTATCTCAATGCCAAAGATATCTTAGCTTCTCAAGCTGAAATTGATGCTAAAAACGCCGGCAAATAA
- a CDS encoding NAD(P)-dependent malic enzyme, whose amino-acid sequence MTRIKNLREEALEFHKVQPGKLEVRVTVPAQDRDDLTLAYSPGVAEPVKEIAADLENLDIYTNHANYVSIVSNGTAILGLGDLGAAASMPVMEGKSLLFKAFGDVDAFPLCVNTTDVDKIVEIVELTSPTFGGVNLEDIKAPECFEIEEKLKARGIFKGPIFHDDQHGTAVVTLAGLVNALKVVGKKIEDIKVVANGAGAAGIAIIKLLMSMGLKNVIMCDTKGAIYEGRTAGMNPWKEEIAKATNPEKFSGDLAGALVGADAFIGISAANVLNEDMIRSMAKDPIVFCQANPIPEIWPIERAFEAGAKVISTGRSDVINQINNVLAFPGMFRGAIDVRATDINDAMKVAAAYAIAGIVKDEELSADYIIPSTFNPEVAPAVAAAVAKAAIDSGIARRPMDPQEVADGLKKRLANQYK is encoded by the coding sequence ATGACTCGTATTAAAAACCTGCGTGAAGAAGCTTTAGAATTTCACAAAGTGCAGCCGGGTAAGCTGGAAGTTCGTGTTACCGTTCCGGCCCAAGACCGGGATGACCTCACACTTGCTTATTCTCCCGGCGTTGCGGAACCTGTCAAGGAAATTGCCGCCGATCTGGAAAACCTCGATATCTACACCAATCACGCCAACTATGTCAGCATCGTTTCCAACGGAACAGCTATTCTAGGTCTCGGTGACCTGGGCGCAGCGGCTTCCATGCCGGTTATGGAAGGTAAATCACTCCTCTTCAAAGCATTTGGGGATGTTGACGCCTTTCCTCTTTGCGTAAACACAACCGATGTGGATAAAATTGTCGAGATTGTTGAATTAACCTCACCTACCTTTGGTGGTGTTAACTTAGAAGATATCAAAGCTCCCGAATGCTTTGAAATCGAAGAAAAACTTAAAGCACGCGGTATTTTCAAAGGACCGATTTTCCATGATGACCAACATGGTACAGCTGTTGTTACCTTGGCCGGCTTAGTCAATGCCCTTAAAGTCGTAGGCAAGAAAATCGAAGACATTAAAGTCGTTGCCAATGGTGCGGGTGCAGCCGGTATCGCGATCATTAAGCTTCTCATGAGCATGGGCTTGAAAAACGTGATCATGTGCGATACTAAAGGAGCGATTTACGAAGGTCGTACAGCAGGTATGAATCCTTGGAAAGAAGAAATCGCTAAAGCAACCAACCCTGAGAAATTCAGCGGCGATCTTGCCGGTGCTTTGGTTGGTGCCGATGCCTTCATCGGAATTTCCGCGGCTAATGTTCTCAATGAAGACATGATCCGTTCCATGGCTAAAGATCCTATCGTCTTCTGCCAGGCTAATCCCATACCGGAAATCTGGCCGATCGAAAGAGCGTTTGAGGCCGGTGCCAAAGTTATTTCCACCGGACGCTCTGACGTGATCAACCAGATCAATAACGTGCTGGCCTTCCCGGGAATGTTTCGCGGAGCGATTGATGTGCGGGCCACCGATATCAACGATGCTATGAAAGTTGCTGCTGCCTATGCTATCGCCGGTATTGTCAAGGATGAAGAACTCAGTGCCGATTATATCATTCCCAGCACCTTCAATCCGGAAGTTGCTCCTGCCGTAGCGGCCGCAGTCGCTAAAGCAGCCATAGATTCCGGCATTGCCAGACGCCCCATGGATCCTCAGGAAGTTGCTGATGGACTTAAAAAGAGATTGGCAAACCAATATAAATAA
- a CDS encoding HAD family hydrolase: MIKAILFDLDGTLTLMDQEEFMKNYIGLLAPRFKQYIFPDKFAKQLNRSTEVMIKQPQEGKTNLQTFFADFTKATGLTYHTLWPVFEAFYTTDFPALRLLVKLNPHGKEAVETALQKGYTVAIAANPVMPLLAIEERIRWAELSPQIFSVIPSIESFHYCKPHTGFYAELAENLGLQPSECLMVGNHPVEDVAAQEIGMQTFYVGEPVEGIQTTYQGDISDLTGKIREGSL, from the coding sequence ATGATTAAAGCTATTCTTTTTGACTTAGATGGAACCTTAACCTTAATGGATCAGGAAGAATTCATGAAAAACTACATAGGACTTTTGGCTCCGCGATTTAAACAGTATATTTTCCCTGATAAATTCGCCAAGCAGCTCAACCGTTCTACTGAGGTGATGATCAAACAACCTCAGGAGGGTAAAACCAACCTGCAAACTTTTTTTGCTGATTTTACCAAAGCGACCGGGTTGACTTATCATACATTATGGCCGGTTTTTGAAGCCTTCTACACCACCGACTTTCCGGCTTTACGTCTTTTAGTCAAGTTAAATCCCCATGGCAAAGAGGCTGTAGAAACTGCTTTACAAAAGGGGTATACGGTAGCTATTGCGGCCAACCCGGTTATGCCGTTGCTGGCCATAGAAGAGCGGATTCGTTGGGCAGAGTTGTCTCCCCAAATCTTTTCTGTCATTCCGTCTATAGAATCCTTTCATTACTGCAAACCTCACACGGGCTTCTATGCCGAGTTAGCCGAGAATCTTGGCCTGCAGCCCAGTGAATGCCTCATGGTTGGCAATCATCCCGTAGAGGATGTGGCTGCTCAGGAGATTGGCATGCAGACATTTTATGTAGGTGAGCCAGTGGAGGGGATTCAGACAACCTACCAAGGGGATATTTCTGATCTGACCGGCAAGATTCGGGAAGGAAGTCTCTAG